The following DNA comes from Planctomycetota bacterium.
CGCCGACCCCCAACGCGCGCGGCGCCTACATCGCCCGTGTGATCGCGGGGACGGCGTGCTGTGCCTGCCGTCACTGCGCGCTCATGTGCCCGGAGGCCGCCATCCACCTCCACCGAACCTGAGGACCTGGGGGCGGCCGCTGCGCCGCCGCGCTGAACACCATGTCGTCGCACGCGTCACGCTACGGAGTCATCACCGACCTGCACTCGAACCTTGCCGCAGTGCGCGCCGTGCTCGACGCCCTGCGCCGCGACGAGGTGGGCACGGTGCTGTGCCTCGGGGATATCGTGGGCTACGGGCCCAGCCCGTGCGAGGTGATTGATGCCCTGGGCAATCTGCCGCTCAAGTGCATCCGCGGCAACCACGACCGCTACGCGCTAGGCGAGAACTCCGACCAGATCCGCATGGCCACCGCCGAGGCGGTGGAGTACACCCGCCAGTGCCTCAGGCCCTCCGACCGGGCTTTCCTGGAAGCGCTCGAAGACTCGATGCTCTACGAGAACCGCATCCTGCTCGTGCACGGCTCGCTGCGCGACCGCGATGAGTACATCCTCTCGCAGGAGGCCGCCGTGGCCAACTACCGGGCGCTTCGCACGGAGTTCGCCGGGGTATACCTGTGCCTGTTCGGACACACCCACCTGCCCACGGCCATTGGCGACGGCAAGGTGCTCTATGAGGTGGAGCCTGGTCACGTCCTCAAGCTCAAGCCGCTGACCCCCTACCTGGTCAACCCGGGCAGCGTGGGGCAGCCACGCGACGGCAATCCCGACGCGGCCTACGGGGTCGTGGACCTGGCCGAGCGGACGTTGACATTCAAGCGCGTGGCCTACGATGTCGAGGACACGTGCCGCCGCGTAGCCGAGGCCGGCCTGCAACGCCACCTGGGCGACAGGCTCCGCGTGGGCAAGTGAAGGCTCCTGCGGCTGGCGGCGAGTGGAGAGAAGGGCTGCCATGGGCGCGAAGGTCCTGATGGCCGGCAACGAGGCCGCCGCAGAAGGGGCCATCCTGGCCGGGTGCGACGCCTACTTCGGCTACCCGATCACCCCCCAGAACGAGTTCACCGCCTACATGGCCCGCCGAATGCCCGAACTGGGGCGGGTGTTCATCCAGGCCGAGAGCGAACTGGCCGCCATCAACATGGTCTACGGCGCCAGCGCCGCCGGCAAACGCGCGATGACCTCGTCGTCCAGCCCCGGCGTCAGCCTCAAGCAGGAGGGGCTCTCCTACATCGCGGGGTCCGAACTGCCCGCCGTGGTCGTCAACGTCCAGCGTGGCGGCCCGGGGCTCGGCAACATCGGTCCCTCCCAGGGCGACTACTGGCAGGCGACCCGCGGGGGCGGCCACGGCGATTACCGCTCCATCGTCCTCACCCCCGACAGCGCCCAGGAGATGCTCGATCTGACGGCGAAGGCCTTTGACCTGGCCGACCGATACCGCATGGCCGCCATCGTGCTGTCGGATGCCTATCTCGGGCAGATGATGGAGCCGGTCGTGCTGCCCACGGAGCCGCTGCCTCCCCCGCCGCCCAAGCCCTGGGCCCTCACGGGTTGCGAGGGACGCGCACCGAACACCGTCCGCTCGCTGCTGCTGGGCGATGGAGAGCTCGAACAACACAACTACAAGCTCTTCGAGAAGTACCGCGTCGTGGAGCGGGACGAAGCCCGGTGGGAGGCGTTGGCCGCCGACGATGCCGTGGTGGTGCTGGTGGCCTATGGAATCTGCGCGCGCGTGTGCCGGGAAGTGGTGGCGCGCGCGCGCGGCCGGGGATTGCCGCTGGGGCTGATACGCCCCATCACGGTCTGGCCCTTCCCCAAGGAGGCCCTGGCCGTGGCGGCCGCCGGAGCCGCCCGCGCGTTCCTCGTGGTGGAGATGAGCATGGGGCAGATGGCGCAGGATGTCCGCCTGGCGCTCGAGGGGCGGCGCGAGGTGGCGTTGCTCGGACGCCCGGCGTTTCTCCCCACGGTCGAGGACGTCCTGGAGTGCGCGACCGCCCTGCTGAAGGGGCGGCGAGAGGGGAACGGGCGATGAAGTCCCTCTACGATCGTCCCGAGACACTGGAGCGTTGCCTGACCCACTACTGCGCGGGATGTGGTCACGGCATCGTGCATCGCCTGATTGCCGAGGCGATTGACGAGCTGGGGATCGGCGGCCGCACGGTAGGGGCGGCTCCTGTGGGCTGTGCGGTCCTGGCGCACCAGTACCTCAGAGTGGACATGTGCGAACCTGCCCACGGGCGCACCGCCGCTGTGGCGGCGGCGATCAAGCGCGTGCGTCCGGAATGCGTCGTCTTCTCGTACCAGGGCGATGGCGACCTGGCCGCCATCGGGGCCGCCGAGACCCTCCACGCCGCGAACCGTGGCGACCCCATCACCGTCTTCTTCGTGAACAACGCCGTGTATGGAATGACCGGGGGGCAGATGGCTCCCACGACGATGCTCGCGCAGCGCACAAGCACCACGCCGTCGGGACGCGACGCCGGCTACCACGGCAACCCGATCCGTGTGTGCGAGTTGCTGGCCACGCTCGACGGGCCTGCCTATCTGGAGCGGGTGGCGCTGAGCGGGCCCGAGAGCATCCGGCGGGCCGCCCGAGCCGTGCGCAAGGCATTCCTCACCCAGATCGAGCAGAACGGGTACGCCCTGGTGGAGTTCCTATCCCCCTGCCCAACCTACTGGCGAATGAGTCCTGTTGAAGCCATGAAGTTCATCGAGGAAGGAATGAGCCGCGTCTTCCCTCCGGGAGTTTTCCGGGACTGGGAGACCGCGCGCGAGTAATCCGTCGCCTCGCCGCATCGTGCGGCAGGCGGGACCGAGGGCAAGCCTGTGGTCGAGCGCGTCATCATCGGGGGCTTCGGCGGCCAAGGCGTCATTTTCCTGGGCAAGCTGCTGACGCAGGCCATGATGGACGAGGGGCTCAACGTCACCTACTTTCCGGCCTACGGCCCCGAGGTCCGCGGCGGGCGCGCCAACTGCCACGTGATCATCGCCTCCGAGCCCATCCTGTGCCCCGTCATCGCCCGGCCGGACGCCCTGCTGATCATGAACCAGATCACCTGGGACTACTACGCGCCTTGGCTCCGTCCGGGGGGGCTTGCCGTGATGAATGCCAGCATGGTCGTTGGCCCCCCTGCCGATTCATCTCACCGCATCGTCCGCATCCCGGCCACCGAGATCGCGAATGATCTGGGCGATGTGCGCTCGACCAACATGGTCATGCTCGGCGCCTACAACCAGGTGCGCGGGCTCCTCCCCCTCGACAACCTGCTCGCGCACCTGCGTTCCGCTCTGGGAGGCGCGAAGGCCGGCCTGTTCGAGTTGAACTGCAAGGCAGTGCTGCGCGGAAGCGAGGCCGTGGCGGCCGCCCCCGAGCGCTCCCCCTGAGCCCCGGCAATGAAGCTTCTGTTTCTCGACCACACGACGGATCTGGGCGGCGCACAGGTCAGCCTGCTCGGACTCCTCGAAACGCTGGACCGCTCCCGCTATGCCGCGACACTCTCGTGCCCGCCGGGACGCCTGGCGGAGCGCGCCGAGGCGCTGGGGGTCCCCATCGTGGAGTCGCACCTGCCCAAGGCGCGAGCGGGCAGGAATCCTTTCGCCATCGCACGGCGCCTTGCCGCAGGACGGGCAGGCGTCCGCTCTCTGACCTCCAGCCGGCGCTGGGACCTTGTCCACGCCAACACCCTGCGTACTGCCTTATACGCGAGCCTTGTGCCCTTGCCCGCCCGGCCGCCCCTTGTGTGGCACGTCCGCGACGCAGCCATCCCCGTCCTCGCCCGGCGATGGCTCCTGCACCGATGCGACGCAGCGATCGCGCCGTCGGAGTACATCGCGGGCCTCCTAGGTCCCAGTGGAAAGGTCCGCATCGTGCCCAATGGGCTCGACGTCAGGAGTGTGCCGGAGAAGGGAGCCGGCTTGGCCTTCCGACGCGAGTTCGGGATCGGGCCGGATACCCCTGTGGTAGGGTGTCTGGGCAGGCTTCTGCGCTGGAAGGGTCAGCACTTCTTCCTCGACGTCGCCGCGCGGCTGGCCCCTCGGGTGCCCGAGGCCGTCTTTCTCGTCGTCGGGTCAGATCTGTATTCGGACCCTCGCGACGACTATGCACGCGAGTTGCGGCGCCTGGCCCAGGGGCTTGGCATCGAGGGCCGGGTGCTCTTCACCGGACAACGCGAGGACCCCATGGCCGCCGCGAGCGCGATGGACGTGGTGGTGAACTGCTCGAAAGACGAGCCGTTCGGGCGGGTGCTCATCGAGGCCATGGCCTGTGGGCGGCCGGTCGTAGCATTCCGTTCGGGGGCGGTGCCGGAGATCGTCCACGAGGGGG
Coding sequences within:
- a CDS encoding 4Fe-4S dicluster domain-containing protein; this translates as MAARSTVAVEIDEGLCKGCGLCVAWCREHALELSPTPNARGAYIARVIAGTACCACRHCALMCPEAAIHLHRT
- a CDS encoding metallophosphoesterase family protein, whose translation is MSSHASRYGVITDLHSNLAAVRAVLDALRRDEVGTVLCLGDIVGYGPSPCEVIDALGNLPLKCIRGNHDRYALGENSDQIRMATAEAVEYTRQCLRPSDRAFLEALEDSMLYENRILLVHGSLRDRDEYILSQEAAVANYRALRTEFAGVYLCLFGHTHLPTAIGDGKVLYEVEPGHVLKLKPLTPYLVNPGSVGQPRDGNPDAAYGVVDLAERTLTFKRVAYDVEDTCRRVAEAGLQRHLGDRLRVGK
- the vorB gene encoding 3-methyl-2-oxobutanoate dehydrogenase subunit VorB yields the protein MGAKVLMAGNEAAAEGAILAGCDAYFGYPITPQNEFTAYMARRMPELGRVFIQAESELAAINMVYGASAAGKRAMTSSSSPGVSLKQEGLSYIAGSELPAVVVNVQRGGPGLGNIGPSQGDYWQATRGGGHGDYRSIVLTPDSAQEMLDLTAKAFDLADRYRMAAIVLSDAYLGQMMEPVVLPTEPLPPPPPKPWALTGCEGRAPNTVRSLLLGDGELEQHNYKLFEKYRVVERDEARWEALAADDAVVVLVAYGICARVCREVVARARGRGLPLGLIRPITVWPFPKEALAVAAAGAARAFLVVEMSMGQMAQDVRLALEGRREVALLGRPAFLPTVEDVLECATALLKGRREGNGR
- a CDS encoding thiamine pyrophosphate-dependent enzyme yields the protein MKSLYDRPETLERCLTHYCAGCGHGIVHRLIAEAIDELGIGGRTVGAAPVGCAVLAHQYLRVDMCEPAHGRTAAVAAAIKRVRPECVVFSYQGDGDLAAIGAAETLHAANRGDPITVFFVNNAVYGMTGGQMAPTTMLAQRTSTTPSGRDAGYHGNPIRVCELLATLDGPAYLERVALSGPESIRRAARAVRKAFLTQIEQNGYALVEFLSPCPTYWRMSPVEAMKFIEEGMSRVFPPGVFRDWETARE
- a CDS encoding 2-oxoacid:acceptor oxidoreductase family protein, with protein sequence MVERVIIGGFGGQGVIFLGKLLTQAMMDEGLNVTYFPAYGPEVRGGRANCHVIIASEPILCPVIARPDALLIMNQITWDYYAPWLRPGGLAVMNASMVVGPPADSSHRIVRIPATEIANDLGDVRSTNMVMLGAYNQVRGLLPLDNLLAHLRSALGGAKAGLFELNCKAVLRGSEAVAAAPERSP
- a CDS encoding glycosyltransferase family 4 protein, with amino-acid sequence MKLLFLDHTTDLGGAQVSLLGLLETLDRSRYAATLSCPPGRLAERAEALGVPIVESHLPKARAGRNPFAIARRLAAGRAGVRSLTSSRRWDLVHANTLRTALYASLVPLPARPPLVWHVRDAAIPVLARRWLLHRCDAAIAPSEYIAGLLGPSGKVRIVPNGLDVRSVPEKGAGLAFRREFGIGPDTPVVGCLGRLLRWKGQHFFLDVAARLAPRVPEAVFLVVGSDLYSDPRDDYARELRRLAQGLGIEGRVLFTGQREDPMAAASAMDVVVNCSKDEPFGRVLIEAMACGRPVVAFRSGAVPEIVHEGVSGLLVRFGDTAGMAEAVLGLLRDRERGAAYGEAGRTRVAARFSLQAATRGVEAVYAELAGEPRPEGGGRGQNGRE